The following nucleotide sequence is from Vigna radiata var. radiata cultivar VC1973A unplaced genomic scaffold, Vradiata_ver6 scaffold_179, whole genome shotgun sequence.
TTAGCTGAAGCTATGCAGATGGATCAAATCATTGCTTTGTTGGAAAGGGCTGATGCAGCTTCATCACCAAGGGAAAAGGAACTCAGATACTTTGCCAAACGCCAATCTTTGGGTAGTCAAATATTGGAGCCTTTGCAGTCATTTTATTGCCCCATCACCCAGGATGTTATGGTGGATCCTGTTGAAATTTCATCTGGACAGACATTTGAGAGAAGTGCCATAGAAAAGTGGTTCGCAGAAGGAAATAAATTGTGCCCCTTGACCTTGATTCCCCTGGACACATCAGTTTTGAGACCTAACAAAATGTTGAAACGATCCATACAAGAGTGGAAGGATAGAAATACAATGATTACAATTGCtacattgaaagaaaaaatccTGTCTGGAAATGATGATGAAGTGCTGCATGATCTGCAAATTGTTCAGAATTTGtgtgaagaaaaagaacaaCACAGGGAATGGGTTATTCTGGAGGGTTACATCCTAACTCTCATTCAAACTCTATCAAGAAACCGTGATATAAGAAGACATTCTCTTTCCATCCTTGGCATGCTGGCAAAGGATAGTGAAGAAGCTAAGGTATAATATTTGGCACTCCCTGcttcttcattttttaacaAGCTGCATAGCAAATTTGCTACTTTCAGTATTTGGCTATCTAAAGATATATATTCATCAATGAGagcaattttttaaataaaataagtttattctagaaattttggttaaaagtgATTCAAGCTTCTCAATAACATGGACCTATAGCTCTCACTTTCCTTGTAAGCTAAATTCTACAAGTTAGGAATTCAAGTGAGTTACAAGTCTCACATTAAGTAGAAAAAAACAAGACCAGtaatatataaagagaaaaactcataaattcattttttcttttagttgaaggtgatatcttcttcttttatacAACTTTTGTTTATGACTAATTGGTTAGAATCATTTTTATCCACTACCATAATAATGAGCCTGTgaattgaaaaaatcattttcaacacAATGGTATCTAGAATTTTGACCATGTTGTACTTCTTGGTCCTCTGTCTTCTATTAGCTAGCTTTCGTCCTTGTATTCTTCTCAGCATAATTAATCTTTTGTCTAAAAGATTGATTGCTTATACTTACTTTTTAAATGCCGCTTTACTTCATATTGAAATCAACACGACTTCAAAATGGACATTCAGCCATGTTATTGAATTTTCTTTCTGCAGGTAAAAATTTCAACCGCCGATGGTGCAATTGAATCAATTGTTCGGTCTCTTGGACGTAATACAGTGGAAAGGAAGTTAGCAGTAGCATTGCTGCTTGAATTGTCCAAATATGATTTGGCACTTGAACACATTGGAAAAGTTCAAGGTTGCATACTACTATTGGTGACTATGTCTAGTGGAGATGACAATCAAGCTGCTAGAGATGCAACGGAGCTATTGGAGAATCTGTCATACTCTGATCAGAATGTTATTCAGATGACAAAAGTAAATTACTTCAAGCATTTATTGCAGCGTCTTTCCACAGGTTTATCCTTTAACCTACACTGGAGTTAGTGTATTGATATTCAAAttacaaatgatttttttatcttgtacAACTAATAGAGTAAGAAAATATGTGATGTTTTGTTATTAAGTTTCTAAGAACTGAATacagaaaatggtattttagaaatgatgatagtttaaaaatagtgagactcggttattttaatattaaatgatttaattataaatagttttgttataaacgagtttcattattttaaaactatcatcacttctaaaatatcattttctggGGTTTTACagaataaattatagttaaGGATactataatcaatataaatgtTGGCTAAAAAAGGACAAGGGTGATTATGTGAGAACAAGCCTTTGACATAATCCGTTTCTCGCTTTCTCTGTACAGGACCAGAAGATGTAAAGATGATTATGGCCAAAACTTTAGCAGAAATGGAGTTAAATGACCATAATAGAGAGTCCTTGTTTGATGGTGGTGTACTGGTTCCTCTTCTAGACATGTTCTTACACAATGATCTTAAGGTGAAAACAGTTGCTATCAAAGCTCTTAAGAATTTAtccaattcaaagaaaaatggaCAGGAAATGATAAGACAGGGGGCTGCACGGCCACTACTTAACCTTCTTTTCAACCAAAGCATATACACTGCAAGTTTGTGGGAAGATCTAACAACCATAATCATGCAACTTGCTGCATCAACTATCTCTCAGGACTCTCAAACACCTGTTTTATTGTTAGATTCTGATGATGATGTTTTCAATCTCTTCAATTTAGTTAATGTCACAGAGCCTGTTGTGCAACAGAACATTATCCAGACCTTTTATGCCTTGTGTCAAACACCCTCGGCTTCGTGTATCAGAACCAAACTAAAAGAGGTATGAATCTTACTGAGACCGAGTGCACTTACAGCATCTagaaatgtttttttgtttaatcaCTACACCAGTCCTCTAAATAGGTATCAGTTGAATGGCTTTTCATCCCACTTTCTTCCCATGCTTATGTTATCATTCCTTTGGGATTGTTTGGTTTCAAATGAAGATGTGTTAGGACTAATATTGGAGATCTtacatcaataatatattagtaGGTTATACAAATATCTATTGTCATGCTGAAGATGTCTAGTTGTGCATCAATACTGCTGTTATGTCATTCCTTCACTTGTTTCTTATCCAAATGTTGGGACTATTTTCCAATTTTTGTTGCATTTACCATAACAGAATTACTCTGCTTATTTATGAACAGTACCCAGCTGTTCCAAAATTGGTTCAACTGTGCGAGAATGAAAACCAAAACCTACGAGCAAGTGCTGTAAAGTTGTTTTCTTGCTTGGTGGAGAATTGTGATGAAGCCATCATAGAGGAGAGCGTGAACCAGAGATGTATCAATACTCTACTCCGGATCATAAAATCTTCatctgatgatgaggaaaaaCTTTCTGCCATGGGAATTATATGCTATCTTCCAGAAACTGACCAGATAACTCGATGGCTTCTGGATGCTGGGGCACTGGAAATCATTAAAAGTTGTGTCCAAGATGGGAAAGACAGGGATCATCAAAGGAGAACTT
It contains:
- the LOC106780357 gene encoding U-box domain-containing protein 44; translation: MMVVDLLSSGSTGTAISHTVETIAEFVVTAKDVLVKKDSFNELGAYMERIKPVLEELKKGKVSDSESFNKAIETMNKEIKDAKVLAEECSKKSKVYLLMNCRSIAKKIEDHTKQLSWALSLLPLATTGLSSGIVEDIEKLCDSMQTSGFKEALDEEAILDKIDSGIRENNVDRSHANKMLLLIAEAVGIRNERSTIKLELEEFKSEIEKARDRKELAEAMQMDQIIALLERADAASSPREKELRYFAKRQSLGSQILEPLQSFYCPITQDVMVDPVEISSGQTFERSAIEKWFAEGNKLCPLTLIPLDTSVLRPNKMLKRSIQEWKDRNTMITIATLKEKILSGNDDEVLHDLQIVQNLCEEKEQHREWVILEGYILTLIQTLSRNRDIRRHSLSILGMLAKDSEEAKVKISTADGAIESIVRSLGRNTVERKLAVALLLELSKYDLALEHIGKVQGCILLLVTMSSGDDNQAARDATELLENLSYSDQNVIQMTKVNYFKHLLQRLSTGPEDVKMIMAKTLAEMELNDHNRESLFDGGVLVPLLDMFLHNDLKVKTVAIKALKNLSNSKKNGQEMIRQGAARPLLNLLFNQSIYTASLWEDLTTIIMQLAASTISQDSQTPVLLLDSDDDVFNLFNLVNVTEPVVQQNIIQTFYALCQTPSASCIRTKLKEYPAVPKLVQLCENENQNLRASAVKLFSCLVENCDEAIIEESVNQRCINTLLRIIKSSSDDEEKLSAMGIICYLPETDQITRWLLDAGALEIIKSCVQDGKDRDHQRRTLVENAIGALCRFTVPKNLEWQKSAAETGIITVLVQLLENGTTLTKQRVAQCLAQFSRSSFVLSRPIPKRKGLWCFSARADIGCMVHGGICSVKSSFCLLEANAVGPLTRTLEEPDPGVCEASLDALLTLIEGERLQHGSKVLADANAIPLIIKYLGSHSPGLLEKSLNALERIFRLVEFKQKYGASAQMPLVDLTQRGNGSVRSMSARILAQLNVLHDQSSYF